The following coding sequences are from one Limnobacter sp. SAORIC-580 window:
- a CDS encoding phosphoenolpyruvate carboxylase, translating into MFRAVASHSSAQIAMSAGSNALGRSSSGSASTRIVGPLASKLKDIRQNTHANLKLQLQKSLPPLKFEQACELAEQIETAEPDFNQLHARVEEFVQRNKNDPEAIVSALKYLNSQLMILSTAERQMKAQDAPITQSLMRGLKTLIDNSASRGESIVQRLSNTKISPVFTAHPTNFNKPQASEIVLSQLDNIASPQGNAKVCQELWEIQGVRELKPTVQDEANQFSANIRHLHSSGRTIHEQINQQLSGLPNNLKLSKPLVEAGNWVGGDRDGNPNIDATVLKDVVKTLSTAAFEYFEQEIGKEKNTQTGSLCNLLCKSGHSESLGLIREKLARTRTHLVGNSPLPIQGDLYLNANELVHDLESLSIASLHTQEKAAVQEKLDLLKLDADSIGFHGASTDIRQNSAMNEKTVGELLRRSGGPSNYESLGEIEKQTLLTNLLLNKQTVLSDAPIDGQSENAEFDREIALIKSYKTIHDSYGPQALKNCITANTETMSDMLEVMLLLKHAGLADEQGIKMNVVPLIETVNDLHNGPAILNSMLNNPWYRQALQASGNQQQIMVGYSDSNRLDGPLASSWAVYEGTAKMLEVAEQRGVSLHVFHGRGGTEARGSGDSYAQEIKSSNGASLLTGMRQTEQGEEVPAKFGTKTMSQSNLADMVGSTLETMATGKDQQIAKYASTMEKLAQHARNHYESLYSNPELPHFFQSSTPIEFVGKSNAGSRPASRANTAGGGLNLDKLRAIPWVGSWYQSGSAMPAFFGTGSALKNFIDQPAGANTTPSQRTAQLQTMYQEWPFFKSFIDRTATAMEKADMQIAQQYAKLAPVQSQGVFEAIKNEYELTKEMILSIKQSNDLMDHNPADAEILAVKKPLTQAAHAMQIGLLKAHQQAGPEIQDRLVEPIVMSMQAIASSNRFG; encoded by the coding sequence ATGTTTCGCGCAGTTGCAAGCCACAGCAGTGCTCAAATCGCTATGTCAGCAGGCAGCAATGCCTTGGGAAGAAGTAGCTCAGGCTCAGCATCCACCAGGATTGTTGGCCCCCTGGCCAGCAAGCTCAAAGATATTCGGCAAAATACCCATGCGAATTTAAAGCTTCAATTGCAGAAAAGCTTGCCCCCGCTGAAGTTTGAACAGGCCTGTGAACTGGCTGAACAGATTGAAACTGCTGAACCTGATTTCAATCAACTTCATGCCCGTGTAGAGGAATTTGTTCAACGTAACAAGAATGACCCCGAGGCAATAGTCAGTGCACTGAAATACTTGAATAGCCAACTCATGATATTGAGTACTGCGGAAAGGCAGATGAAGGCCCAAGATGCCCCAATAACGCAATCGCTGATGCGAGGGCTGAAAACCTTGATCGACAACTCGGCAAGCCGGGGAGAATCTATTGTTCAAAGACTGTCGAATACCAAAATTTCTCCGGTATTTACTGCCCACCCTACCAATTTCAACAAACCTCAGGCCAGTGAAATTGTTCTTTCTCAACTCGACAACATTGCCAGCCCCCAAGGCAATGCAAAAGTCTGCCAAGAGCTTTGGGAAATTCAAGGCGTGCGGGAACTAAAACCCACCGTGCAAGACGAGGCCAATCAGTTCTCTGCCAATATCAGGCACTTGCACAGTTCTGGCCGCACCATTCACGAACAGATCAACCAACAACTCTCGGGACTGCCCAATAATTTGAAACTGTCGAAACCCTTGGTTGAAGCTGGCAACTGGGTTGGAGGTGATCGGGATGGCAACCCGAATATTGATGCAACCGTGTTAAAGGACGTGGTCAAAACCCTGAGCACGGCAGCTTTTGAGTACTTTGAACAAGAAATTGGCAAAGAGAAAAATACCCAAACAGGCAGCCTGTGCAACCTGCTTTGCAAATCTGGACATTCGGAATCACTTGGTCTGATTCGGGAAAAACTGGCGCGAACCCGAACACATTTGGTGGGCAACAGCCCATTGCCAATTCAAGGCGATTTGTACCTGAACGCAAATGAACTGGTACATGATCTTGAATCTTTGAGCATTGCCAGTTTGCATACTCAAGAAAAAGCGGCCGTTCAAGAGAAACTGGATTTGCTGAAACTGGATGCAGACAGCATCGGGTTTCACGGTGCCAGCACCGATATTCGGCAAAACAGCGCCATGAATGAAAAAACAGTTGGTGAATTGTTGAGAAGGTCTGGCGGCCCAAGCAATTACGAAAGCCTGGGAGAAATTGAAAAGCAGACCTTGTTGACCAACTTGCTGCTCAACAAGCAAACTGTACTGAGCGATGCACCCATTGACGGTCAAAGCGAGAATGCCGAATTTGATCGCGAAATAGCATTGATCAAGAGTTACAAAACCATTCACGACAGTTACGGGCCGCAGGCACTTAAAAACTGCATTACGGCCAACACAGAAACCATGAGCGACATGCTTGAAGTGATGTTGCTGCTGAAACACGCAGGCCTGGCCGATGAGCAAGGCATCAAGATGAATGTTGTCCCCCTGATTGAAACTGTGAATGACCTGCACAACGGCCCGGCCATTTTGAACAGCATGCTGAACAACCCATGGTACCGTCAGGCGCTTCAAGCCAGCGGCAATCAGCAACAAATCATGGTGGGCTATTCCGACAGCAATCGATTGGACGGACCACTCGCCTCGAGTTGGGCCGTGTATGAAGGTACAGCCAAGATGCTTGAAGTAGCTGAGCAGCGCGGCGTGAGTTTGCATGTGTTTCATGGCCGCGGCGGCACAGAAGCCAGGGGTTCAGGCGATTCTTATGCGCAGGAAATCAAATCAAGCAACGGCGCCAGCTTGCTAACCGGCATGCGTCAAACCGAGCAAGGTGAAGAAGTACCTGCAAAATTCGGCACAAAAACAATGTCGCAATCCAACCTGGCAGACATGGTGGGCTCAACGCTTGAGACCATGGCAACCGGCAAAGACCAACAAATTGCAAAATACGCCAGCACCATGGAAAAACTTGCTCAACATGCACGCAACCACTATGAAAGCCTGTACTCCAATCCTGAGCTTCCCCATTTTTTTCAAAGCAGTACACCCATTGAATTTGTCGGTAAATCCAATGCTGGCAGCCGTCCTGCCTCGCGCGCAAACACGGCGGGAGGCGGTCTCAACCTTGACAAACTGCGGGCCATACCTTGGGTGGGTTCGTGGTATCAATCGGGAAGCGCCATGCCCGCATTTTTTGGCACAGGCAGCGCGCTGAAAAACTTCATCGATCAACCCGCTGGCGCCAACACCACACCCTCGCAACGAACAGCACAACTGCAAACCATGTATCAGGAATGGCCTTTCTTCAAAAGCTTTATTGACAGAACCGCCACCGCCATGGAAAAAGCGGACATGCAAATTGCCCAACAGTATGCAAAATTGGCACCGGTTCAATCGCAAGGCGTGTTTGAGGCGATCAAGAATGAATATGAACTGACAAAAGAAATGATCTTGAGTATCAAACAAAGCAACGACTTGATGGATCACAATCCCGCTGATGCAGAAATACTTGCGGTGAAAAAGCCGTTGACACAGGCGGCCCACGCCATGCAAATTGGATTACTCAAGGCCCACCAGCAAGCGGGCCCCGAGATTCAAGACAGACTGGTTGAGCCCATTGTCATGTCGATGCAGGCAATCGCCAGTTCCAACCGCTTTGGTTAA
- a CDS encoding amidase produces MAGFKEYDQFDALGLAGLIKKGEVSAVELLEESIARTEKVNPRINAVIRPMYDIARARAKETVEGPFAGVPFLLKDLIASYAGVEMSSGSLFYKGFVPSEDSEYVKRFKRAGLNIFGKTATPEFGITPSTEPELTGPCRNPWDPLRSPGGSSGGASAAVAAGIVPMASASDGGGSIRVPASCTGLFGLKPTRGRVPSGPDLPDGWFGFIAEHVVSRTVRDSAHMLDCLQGNYPGQLLRIAPPAKTYAAAIEAKPKKLKIAYSLDPALGETLHADCQAGVLETVKLLESLGHTCEEVRLPIHKEEFIYAYTVLVCSEMAATLKEGERVLGRKGKAADFEARTWALMKLGRSFNGGDVANAVWTMAQFSRQWMTFFEPYDALLTSTLGELPIAVGGLRPTPQEMIELKALSYLPIGFIAKQKDFVLKAGRRVYQYCSQTMPANVTGQPSMSVPLHWNAQGIPVGMMFTGRFGEENVLLSLAAQLEQAKPWAGKRPPIHAGGSV; encoded by the coding sequence ATGGCAGGTTTCAAAGAATATGACCAGTTCGACGCCCTTGGTCTTGCCGGGTTAATCAAAAAAGGCGAGGTGAGCGCAGTTGAATTGCTCGAGGAGAGCATTGCCCGCACGGAAAAAGTAAACCCGCGCATTAATGCCGTAATTCGTCCCATGTACGACATTGCACGTGCGCGCGCCAAAGAAACTGTCGAGGGGCCCTTTGCAGGTGTTCCCTTTTTGTTGAAAGACCTGATTGCCAGTTATGCCGGTGTCGAGATGAGCAGCGGAAGCCTTTTCTACAAAGGCTTTGTGCCCTCCGAAGATTCAGAATATGTAAAGCGATTCAAGCGGGCGGGTCTGAATATTTTTGGTAAAACTGCCACGCCGGAATTTGGTATTACCCCCTCCACTGAACCTGAGCTGACCGGGCCATGTCGTAACCCCTGGGATCCACTGCGCAGCCCTGGTGGCTCCAGCGGCGGTGCTTCCGCAGCTGTGGCGGCTGGCATTGTACCCATGGCCAGCGCAAGCGACGGAGGCGGTTCAATTCGCGTACCCGCATCGTGCACCGGCTTGTTTGGTTTGAAGCCCACGCGCGGGCGTGTGCCTTCTGGCCCCGACCTGCCCGATGGGTGGTTTGGTTTCATTGCAGAGCATGTGGTGTCGCGCACTGTACGGGATTCTGCGCACATGCTGGACTGCTTGCAGGGCAACTACCCCGGCCAACTGCTGCGCATTGCGCCGCCGGCAAAAACGTATGCTGCTGCAATTGAAGCAAAGCCCAAGAAATTGAAAATCGCCTATTCACTGGACCCCGCCTTGGGTGAAACCCTGCATGCTGATTGTCAGGCAGGTGTGCTTGAAACAGTCAAGTTGCTTGAAAGCCTTGGCCACACTTGTGAAGAAGTTCGCCTGCCCATTCACAAGGAAGAATTTATTTACGCTTACACCGTGTTGGTGTGTTCAGAAATGGCTGCTACCTTGAAAGAAGGTGAGCGCGTGTTGGGAAGAAAAGGCAAGGCGGCTGATTTTGAGGCACGGACATGGGCATTGATGAAATTGGGTCGCAGTTTTAATGGTGGTGATGTGGCCAATGCGGTGTGGACCATGGCGCAGTTTTCTCGCCAGTGGATGACGTTTTTCGAACCCTACGATGCGCTGTTGACCAGTACCTTGGGCGAATTGCCAATTGCAGTTGGAGGCCTTCGCCCAACCCCGCAAGAAATGATTGAATTGAAGGCACTGAGCTATTTGCCAATTGGTTTTATCGCCAAGCAAAAAGATTTTGTGTTGAAAGCGGGGCGGCGCGTGTATCAGTACTGTTCCCAAACCATGCCGGCCAATGTCACGGGTCAACCTTCAATGAGCGTGCCATTGCACTGGAATGCGCAAGGCATTCCGGTGGGCATGATGTTCACTGGCCGTTTTGGTGAGGAAAATGTGTTGCTTAGCCTGGCTGCCCAGCTTGAGCAGGCCAAGCCATGGGCAGGCAAACGCCCGCCCATTCACGCGGGCGGTTCAGTTTAA
- the acnB gene encoding bifunctional aconitate hydratase 2/2-methylisocitrate dehydratase: MLESYRQHVAERAALGIPPLPLSAQQTADLVQLLKNPPAGEEEFLLDLITNRVPAGVDDAAKVKSAFLAAIVNGSDTCKLIDRKKATFLLGTMLGGFNIKPLIDALNDAEVGEIAAEALSKTLLMFDYFHDVKDLADKGSATAKKVMQSWADAEWFTSRPEVPKSIKLTVFKVTGETNTDDLSPAPDAWSRPDIPLHALAMLKNPRPGIEADEPGKVGPIKQLQALIAKGNPIAYVGDVVGTGSSRKSATNSVLWFTGDDIPFIPNKRFGGYCLGNKIAPIFFNTMEDAGALPIELDVSQMDMGDEIELRPFEGKALKNGAVVAEFSMKTDVLFDEVRAGGRIPLIIGRGLTDRARAALGQGPSPVFRRPSSQAASTKGYSLAQKMVGKACGVEGVRPGTYCEPKMTTVGSQDTTGPMTRDELKDLACLGFSADLVMQSFCHTAAYPKPVDVKMHHELPDFIENRGGVALRPGDGVIHSWLNRLLMPDTVGTGGDSHTRFPIGISFPAGSGLVAFAAATGVMPLDMPESVLVRFKGEMQPGVTLRDLVNAIPLYAIKAGLLTVEKKGKKNIFSGRILEIEGLPELKVEQAFELSDASAERSAAGCTVHLDKEPIIEYMNSNITLMKWMIAQGYQDARTLTRRIKAMEAWIANPELLKGDADAEYAAVIEIDLKDIKEPILACPNDPDDVKFLSEVAGDKIDEVFIGSCMTNIGHFRAAGKVLEGKTDIPTRLWIAPPTKMDQHILTEEGYYGILGRTGARMELPGCSLCMGNQAQIRKGSTAVSTSTRNFPNRLGIDTRVYLSSAELAAVCALMGKIPTVEEYMEQVKMLGNVSGEVYRYMNFDQIKEFVDIANKAELAA, encoded by the coding sequence ATGCTTGAGTCCTATCGCCAACACGTTGCCGAGCGCGCAGCGTTGGGCATTCCTCCACTGCCTTTGTCTGCCCAGCAAACTGCTGATCTGGTTCAGCTGCTGAAGAACCCGCCCGCAGGCGAAGAAGAGTTTTTGCTGGACCTGATTACCAATCGTGTGCCCGCTGGCGTGGATGATGCCGCCAAGGTGAAGTCTGCCTTCCTGGCCGCCATTGTGAACGGCTCGGACACCTGCAAGCTGATTGATCGCAAGAAAGCAACTTTCTTGCTGGGCACCATGCTGGGTGGTTTCAACATCAAACCATTGATTGATGCGTTGAACGATGCCGAAGTGGGTGAAATTGCAGCTGAAGCCCTGTCAAAAACCCTGTTGATGTTCGATTATTTTCACGACGTAAAAGACCTGGCCGACAAGGGCAGTGCAACTGCCAAGAAAGTGATGCAAAGCTGGGCCGACGCCGAGTGGTTCACCAGCCGCCCCGAAGTGCCAAAAAGCATCAAGTTGACCGTGTTCAAGGTAACCGGTGAAACCAACACCGACGATTTGTCGCCCGCGCCCGATGCCTGGAGCCGTCCCGACATTCCATTGCACGCCTTGGCCATGTTGAAAAACCCACGCCCAGGTATTGAAGCGGACGAACCTGGCAAGGTTGGCCCCATTAAGCAATTGCAGGCCCTGATCGCCAAAGGCAACCCAATCGCTTATGTGGGCGATGTTGTGGGTACTGGTTCATCACGCAAGTCAGCCACCAACAGTGTGTTGTGGTTCACGGGTGATGACATTCCATTCATTCCCAACAAGCGTTTCGGCGGCTACTGCCTGGGCAACAAAATTGCTCCCATTTTCTTCAACACCATGGAAGATGCGGGCGCCTTGCCAATCGAGCTGGATGTCAGCCAAATGGACATGGGCGACGAAATCGAATTGCGCCCATTTGAAGGCAAGGCCTTGAAAAACGGTGCCGTGGTTGCTGAATTCAGCATGAAAACTGATGTGCTGTTCGATGAAGTACGCGCCGGTGGCCGTATTCCATTGATTATCGGTCGTGGCCTTACAGACCGCGCACGCGCTGCTTTGGGCCAGGGCCCAAGCCCAGTGTTCCGTCGCCCCTCTTCACAAGCTGCATCAACCAAGGGCTACAGTCTGGCGCAGAAAATGGTGGGCAAGGCATGTGGCGTGGAAGGTGTTCGCCCAGGTACTTACTGCGAACCCAAGATGACCACTGTGGGTTCCCAGGACACCACGGGTCCCATGACCCGCGACGAATTGAAAGACCTGGCCTGTCTGGGCTTCTCTGCTGATTTGGTGATGCAGTCCTTCTGCCACACAGCGGCTTACCCCAAGCCCGTGGACGTGAAAATGCACCATGAACTGCCCGACTTCATCGAGAACCGCGGCGGTGTGGCTCTGCGCCCAGGTGATGGTGTTATTCACAGCTGGTTGAACCGCTTGTTGATGCCCGACACCGTGGGCACTGGTGGCGACTCACACACCCGTTTCCCGATCGGTATTTCTTTCCCGGCCGGCTCTGGCTTGGTGGCGTTTGCTGCTGCCACTGGCGTCATGCCTTTGGACATGCCTGAATCCGTACTGGTTCGCTTTAAGGGCGAAATGCAGCCCGGCGTTACTTTGCGTGACCTGGTTAATGCAATTCCTTTGTACGCCATTAAGGCAGGTTTGCTGACCGTTGAAAAGAAAGGCAAGAAGAACATTTTCTCTGGCCGCATTCTGGAAATTGAAGGTTTGCCAGAACTGAAAGTTGAGCAGGCTTTTGAATTGTCAGACGCCTCTGCAGAACGTTCAGCTGCGGGTTGTACCGTGCATTTGGACAAAGAGCCAATTATTGAGTACATGAATTCCAACATCACTTTGATGAAGTGGATGATTGCACAAGGCTACCAAGATGCACGCACGCTGACGCGCCGAATCAAAGCCATGGAAGCCTGGATTGCAAACCCTGAATTGCTGAAAGGCGACGCCGATGCGGAATACGCTGCCGTAATCGAAATCGATCTGAAAGACATCAAGGAGCCCATTCTGGCTTGCCCGAACGACCCTGATGATGTGAAGTTCTTGAGTGAAGTGGCTGGCGACAAGATTGATGAAGTATTCATCGGTTCTTGCATGACCAACATTGGCCACTTCCGCGCAGCCGGCAAGGTGTTGGAAGGTAAAACCGACATTCCAACACGCTTGTGGATTGCACCACCCACCAAGATGGATCAGCACATCCTGACCGAAGAAGGCTACTACGGCATCTTGGGCCGCACTGGCGCGCGCATGGAATTGCCAGGTTGTTCACTGTGTATGGGTAACCAGGCGCAAATCCGCAAGGGTTCCACCGCTGTATCCACTTCCACACGTAACTTCCCGAACCGCCTGGGCATTGACACCCGTGTGTACCTCAGCTCGGCCGAACTGGCTGCTGTGTGTGCACTGATGGGCAAGATCCCGACTGTGGAAGAGTACATGGAGCAGGTGAAAATGCTGGGCAATGTGTCTGGTGAAGTTTATCGTTACATGAACTTTGATCAAATCAAGGAATTTGTGGACATTGCAAACAAGGCTGAATTGGCGGCATAA
- a CDS encoding helix-turn-helix domain-containing protein, producing MNQHSNLGHISASYVNLLFDWLVSAHPEVATRMPFARPVAGELNRIEIPQWQAMLDWTYQALEDAAMPLKIAAHVRPANMGLLGYVASCCTNLGEAFARLQQFENLVYSVNALNVAFQGDEIILRWGAERGRPGHWVDSVAIGVLVAFTQHLIATPVYPRRVQFINPMPENPSDFDAFFQCKVGFAGDYTEVVWPVSLLEMPLKSPDHVMRSMLDQQAQLLLKQVKNGEESIPGFQKALQESVGAGLPSLSEVARRLCVSTRTLQRRLQEQGTSFRDELEQVRVEMAKNCLQAGDLSLADIANLLAYNDQSAFTHAFKRVTGVSPAKYQRTKRQ from the coding sequence ATGAACCAGCATTCTAATCTCGGACATATTTCTGCCAGTTACGTGAATCTGCTTTTTGACTGGTTGGTAAGCGCTCATCCCGAAGTGGCCACCCGCATGCCCTTCGCACGGCCGGTTGCAGGTGAGTTGAACCGAATTGAGATTCCGCAATGGCAGGCCATGCTGGACTGGACGTACCAAGCGCTTGAGGACGCTGCAATGCCGCTAAAAATTGCCGCCCATGTGCGCCCGGCCAACATGGGTCTGTTGGGTTATGTGGCCAGTTGCTGCACCAACTTGGGCGAAGCATTTGCCCGTTTGCAGCAGTTTGAGAATTTGGTGTACAGCGTCAATGCATTGAATGTGGCGTTTCAGGGCGATGAAATTATCCTGCGTTGGGGTGCCGAACGCGGGCGCCCGGGTCACTGGGTTGATTCAGTGGCCATTGGCGTCTTGGTGGCATTCACTCAGCATTTGATAGCCACACCCGTGTACCCACGCCGTGTTCAGTTCATCAACCCCATGCCTGAAAACCCAAGTGATTTCGATGCTTTTTTTCAATGCAAGGTGGGTTTTGCAGGCGATTACACAGAAGTGGTGTGGCCGGTCAGTTTGCTTGAAATGCCATTGAAGTCGCCAGACCATGTCATGCGCAGCATGCTCGACCAGCAGGCGCAGTTGTTGTTGAAGCAGGTGAAGAATGGCGAAGAGTCAATTCCCGGTTTTCAGAAGGCCTTGCAAGAGTCCGTTGGCGCTGGCTTGCCGAGCTTGAGCGAAGTGGCCCGCCGTTTGTGTGTCAGTACGCGTACCTTGCAACGGCGCTTGCAAGAGCAGGGCACCAGTTTTAGAGATGAGTTGGAGCAGGTGCGGGTTGAAATGGCCAAAAACTGCCTTCAGGCGGGTGATCTCAGCCTGGCGGACATTGCCAATCTTCTGGCTTACAACGATCAAAGCGCTTTTACCCACGCTTTTAAACGGGTCACCGGTGTAAGCCCGGCCAAATATCAGCGTACAAAGCGACAATAG
- a CDS encoding alpha/beta fold hydrolase, with the protein MKKHSTAIKRLTALLASTALVGLSGCNVQAPEGEIQGAAGLAIAAERAISGLERKVLQIDGFVVPYLQGGQGEPLVLIHGFGGSKDNFNRVAYYLTKHYTVYSIDVPGFGASTRDLNADYVINTQIDRVHEIIEKLGLEKPHIGGNSMGGWISGAYAAKYPGDVASVWFLAPAGLVESRKSEVIQKFEKTGEIVLTASNREEFEKIVDVVMYERPAFAPGFVVDAMAARAATDQSLHKRIYKDFKTVPSDLAAVLPASAYKGPGLIVWGKEDRVLHVDGAAELKAAMPGFDVILMDKVGHVPMMEQPKQVAADYVKWREMIAQ; encoded by the coding sequence ATGAAAAAACACAGCACCGCAATCAAGCGATTGACAGCCCTTCTTGCAAGCACTGCGCTTGTCGGTCTGAGTGGCTGCAACGTTCAAGCGCCAGAAGGTGAAATTCAGGGTGCAGCGGGATTGGCCATTGCTGCCGAACGGGCCATTTCCGGACTTGAGCGCAAGGTACTTCAAATTGACGGCTTTGTGGTGCCCTATCTGCAGGGTGGCCAGGGCGAGCCCTTGGTGTTGATTCACGGTTTTGGTGGCTCAAAAGACAACTTCAATCGGGTGGCTTATTACCTGACCAAGCACTACACCGTTTATTCAATCGACGTGCCAGGCTTCGGAGCCTCCACCCGCGACTTGAATGCCGACTATGTCATCAACACCCAAATTGACCGGGTACATGAAATTATTGAAAAGCTGGGACTGGAGAAACCACACATTGGCGGTAACTCCATGGGCGGCTGGATCAGCGGCGCCTATGCGGCAAAATACCCCGGCGATGTAGCCTCCGTATGGTTTTTAGCTCCCGCAGGCTTGGTGGAGTCCAGAAAATCAGAAGTGATCCAGAAATTCGAGAAGACAGGTGAAATTGTTTTAACTGCAAGCAATCGCGAAGAGTTCGAGAAAATTGTGGATGTGGTGATGTATGAGCGCCCTGCTTTCGCACCCGGCTTTGTAGTGGATGCCATGGCTGCGCGCGCTGCCACGGATCAATCTTTGCACAAGCGCATTTACAAAGACTTTAAAACCGTGCCCTCTGACCTGGCTGCTGTGCTGCCGGCATCTGCATACAAGGGCCCAGGCCTGATTGTGTGGGGCAAGGAAGACCGGGTATTGCATGTGGACGGCGCAGCAGAATTGAAAGCCGCGATGCCTGGTTTCGATGTCATTTTGATGGACAAGGTTGGGCACGTTCCCATGATGGAACAACCCAAGCAGGTTGCAGCGGACTATGTGAAGTGGCGTGAGATGATTGCGCAGTAA
- a CDS encoding sterol desaturase family protein, whose translation MEQLIDQAMPTFNLLFGPNPDWKQVFLTLLTPIFLGATLVEYLYLKKEGKSFFFKKNEVITNMLLGGSYQAMELVWFALFVSAFMEWIYSFRIATIEVTPLSFAGLLFGIEFCYYWFHRGSHRVRWFWCAHVVHHSGENMTTTTAMRQSLFYAVNLHQIFWAPMLIIGFPVWAVLLAYGINLGYQYFVHTQAVNKFPKWFEYIFNTPSHHRVHHGRNAEYIDKNYGGVLIIWDRIFGTFEPEVAPVDYGIVRQPRTNNIWTLNTHEWRDMFSDALKPGPVWQRIKHIWAPPEWVRPGLSDQSNLRDKTI comes from the coding sequence ATGGAACAGTTGATCGACCAGGCAATGCCCACATTCAATTTGCTGTTCGGGCCGAACCCGGACTGGAAACAGGTGTTTTTAACCTTGCTCACCCCAATTTTTCTGGGCGCAACGCTGGTCGAGTACCTGTATCTGAAAAAAGAGGGCAAGTCGTTCTTCTTTAAAAAAAATGAAGTCATCACCAATATGCTGTTGGGTGGAAGCTACCAGGCTATGGAGCTGGTGTGGTTTGCGCTGTTTGTGTCGGCATTCATGGAATGGATCTACTCCTTCCGCATCGCGACCATTGAAGTCACGCCGCTGAGTTTTGCTGGCTTGCTTTTCGGCATTGAGTTTTGTTATTACTGGTTTCACCGGGGCAGCCACCGGGTACGCTGGTTCTGGTGCGCGCATGTTGTACACCACAGTGGTGAGAACATGACCACCACCACAGCCATGCGCCAAAGCCTGTTCTATGCAGTGAACCTGCACCAAATTTTTTGGGCGCCCATGTTGATCATTGGCTTCCCCGTGTGGGCAGTACTATTGGCCTATGGCATCAACTTGGGTTACCAATATTTTGTTCACACTCAGGCTGTGAACAAGTTTCCAAAATGGTTCGAGTATATTTTCAACACACCCAGCCACCACCGCGTGCACCATGGTCGCAACGCCGAATACATCGACAAAAACTACGGCGGCGTATTAATTATCTGGGACCGAATTTTTGGCACCTTCGAGCCCGAAGTTGCGCCGGTGGACTACGGCATTGTTCGCCAACCCAGGACCAACAACATCTGGACGCTGAACACCCATGAATGGCGCGACATGTTTTCAGATGCACTCAAGCCTGGCCCAGTTTGGCAGCGTATCAAGCACATATGGGCACCGCCCGAGTGGGTACGACCAGGCCTGAGCGATCAGTCCAACCTGCGCGACAAAACAATTTAA
- a CDS encoding DUF2863 family protein, with protein MRRKPLNTASRSKLSKYAKPLANLAILLADAGSRLERRFWKKKLFAALAPMLEGRSDTTLMQTLDHLYSTNYRAYDELAFAIENTVESPELGQEEDILLLAAPVLAWSTYNIPSGKIEEATVAEFTKLLQKNVLSDHAHLVLTNMLFSPDQLPESYTAAAELARQLGQAAIDRVKVRIDTENLPATQSFLSDVRYLIGAISVPAGQPAFKWQVEAHSNGTLLSKDEVLANWRLTGGQALQKIMPGCLLELMLPNGLYNACREAEKEARAYSVRASAAFLESALDVPTQKIHASVGAFVDRGEIEEYRIGFSVEGNSDIVHGVVWPLIGEEYGNEPDPVYEKDIESEPDNPVIRSKIEALLKEVGIRQIKVLEERFPLEYCEDCGSPLYPNPEGELLHAELPEDSELPNSMHLH; from the coding sequence ATGCGCAGAAAACCACTCAACACAGCTTCCCGATCCAAACTGTCCAAGTACGCCAAACCGCTGGCGAACCTGGCCATTCTGCTTGCAGACGCCGGTAGCCGGCTTGAGCGCCGTTTCTGGAAAAAGAAGCTGTTTGCAGCGTTGGCCCCCATGCTTGAAGGCCGCAGCGACACGACGCTGATGCAAACTCTTGATCATTTGTACAGTACCAACTACCGTGCCTACGACGAGTTGGCCTTCGCCATCGAAAACACCGTCGAAAGTCCCGAGCTGGGTCAAGAAGAAGACATTCTGTTGTTGGCCGCGCCAGTACTGGCCTGGTCAACCTACAACATTCCGTCTGGCAAAATTGAAGAGGCCACGGTGGCTGAGTTCACCAAGCTGCTTCAAAAAAATGTGCTGTCTGATCATGCCCACCTGGTGCTCACCAACATGCTGTTCAGCCCGGATCAACTGCCTGAAAGTTACACCGCTGCCGCGGAACTGGCGAGGCAATTGGGGCAAGCTGCCATCGATCGCGTGAAAGTTCGCATCGACACCGAGAACCTGCCCGCCACCCAAAGCTTTTTAAGTGATGTACGTTATTTGATTGGCGCGATTTCCGTGCCCGCGGGCCAACCTGCATTCAAGTGGCAAGTTGAGGCCCACAGCAATGGCACTCTTCTGAGCAAAGACGAAGTGCTCGCCAACTGGCGACTGACCGGTGGCCAGGCCCTTCAAAAAATAATGCCTGGCTGCCTGCTTGAACTGATGCTGCCAAACGGCCTTTACAACGCGTGCCGCGAGGCCGAGAAAGAGGCTCGTGCCTATTCAGTACGCGCCTCTGCCGCCTTTCTTGAAAGTGCGCTGGATGTACCCACACAGAAAATTCATGCCAGTGTTGGCGCATTTGTAGATCGCGGAGAAATTGAAGAATACCGAATCGGCTTTTCTGTGGAAGGCAATAGCGACATTGTGCATGGCGTGGTGTGGCCACTCATTGGCGAAGAATACGGCAATGAGCCTGACCCGGTGTACGAAAAAGACATCGAAAGCGAACCCGACAACCCCGTTATTCGCTCAAAAATTGAAGCCTTGTTAAAAGAAGTCGGCATTCGTCAAATCAAGGTGCTGGAAGAACGTTTCCCGCTGGAGTACTGTGAAGATTGCGGATCGCCTTTGTACCCCAACCCGGAGGGTGAGTTGCTGCATGCAGAACTCCCGGAAGACTCTGAATTGCCAAACAGCATGCATTTGCATTGA